A window of Halovivax gelatinilyticus genomic DNA:
CGAGTTCGGTCTCGAGGTCGTCGATGCGATCGTCCGCCCGCGCGAGTTCGGTTTCGAGTTCGTCGATTCGGGCGTCTCGCTCTCCCAGTTTCGCCTGCAGCGTCTCTATCGTCTCCGCCTGTTCGTCGTTTCGCTCGCGACGGTCGGCCAGTTCCTGACGCTGGTGTGTCAGGGTTTCGTGTACCTCCTGTGCCGTTTCGACGACGCCCGTCAGCTCATCGGCGAGCGTCTCGTCGTACTCGGCGACTCGTTCGAGCAGTTCGCGCAGTTCTTCGGAGGAATCCGGCCCAGACCCCGTCGCTTCGTCGGCCGGATCGGCCGATTCCGCCGACGTCGGTTTCGCCTCTGGCTCGGGCGTGTCGTCGGACGCAGGCTCGGTCGGAGACTCTGGCGCCGCGTGGTCCCGGTCTGTCGTCGATTCGTCCCGGTCTGTCTCCAAGTCGTCTCGTCCGTCCCCCGTCTCCGTCCCGTCGTCCGATGCGTCAGCGTCGGACTCGACGGACGGCTCACCCGATTCGTCCGTCTCGGGCCCGTCTTCCGGCCGAATCTCCGCGGCCGTCGAGTCCGCGCCCTCGTCATCGCTCATGTCGGGCTCAAGGAAGACCGGAAATAAAAGGATTGAGGTATGCACCGTTGTGGGTTCGAACGACCAGTAACGATCGTACGAAGCCCGTTACAAAATGAACCCGAACCGTCGTTCGATCGATGAAAACTGCTGGCTCCGATCCGTCGACCAGAGTGGTCGTCGCACTCTCACTCGCGGTGCTCGTCACGTTCGTCGCCGCGATCGGGCTACTCTCGCCGGGGATTTCGGATTCCACGCCGACCGGCTGGGGAGCGACCGACGCGTCGAACGACGACGAGGTAGTGTCGCTCGAACGGGACGCCGCGACCGACCTAGAAGAACCGAGCGACGGATCAGTCGATTCGGTCGAGACGCGTGATCGAGTCGACGACTCGATAGACCTCGAAGACGGGACGACCGTCGACGGCTCGCTGGTGCTGGGGACCGTCACCGACGACGTCACCATAAGCGACGACGCCCGCGTGCGTGGCGATCTGGTGATCGACCGACTCGACGACGGAAGCCTGACGGTCGAAGACGACGGGCGAATCGACGGTTCGATACGCATCGACCGGCTCGAAGACGGCGACGTGACGCTGAGCGACACGGCTCACGTCGACGGCGACGTGGTTCTGGGAGACGTCGCTGAAGACGCAGCGGTGACGGTCGAAGACGACGCCGCTATCGGTGGCGACGTCGTCGTCGAAGAACTCGGTCCGGACGGCGAACTCGAAATCGATGACGACGCCTCCATCGCCGGCGACCTGCACGTTCTTGCGCTCGACGCAGACGCCGAACTCGACGTCGATGAGGACGCCGTCGGGGGTGCTATCGTCCTCGGTTGAGTCCGTTCGGGCGACGGGAATCGTCCGAATCACCGAGATGGGAGCCGGATTTTCGACCCGCGCGTCGAGTTCGACGCAGGTCGTCGATGGGCCAGTACAGGACCTGAATGCGGTCGTCCGGCACGCCGTCTGTCAGTGACACGATATCCACGCTGAGAGTGTCCTTCCAGCGTACGTGAGCGTCGATGATCGTAACTAGTTCCTACCGTTCCGTCTAGGATTCCATGAGATACTGATTTGGTCGTGGTCGTGGGCCCTAACTACGCATGAGAGACGATGAGACACTCGTCGATAGGCGAACCGTACTGATCGCAACTGGCGGCGGAATCGTGACCCTGGCCGGGCTCCAGGGAAGCGCTGGCGCGGCCCAGGATACCATCACGGTGACGGCCGTCTGGACGGACGACGAAGAGGAAGATTTCCTCGCGGTCGTCGACCACGTCGAGGAGGAGACCGGCCTCGACATCGAGTACGCGCCGCGAGACACAGAAACGCTGTTGACGGAGACGTTGATGGATTACGAGGCCGGCATCGCGACCTCGGACGTCGTCGTGATGCCGATGGAAGGACGCGTCCGCCGAGACGGAGAGGCGGGACACCTGGAACCGGTTGGCGATCTGTGGGACGAAGAGGAGTACTCCCCCGATCACGAGCAGGTGGCCGTCGGGGACGAAGTGTACGCCGCCCCGTTCGGCGGGGACATCAAACCCGGCTTCTGGTACCGCCCGTCGTTCTTCGACGAGCACGGGTTAGAAGAGCCCGACGATTACGACGGGTTCCTCGATCTGCTCGCGGAAATCGACGAGATTGATGGGGTCGAGGCGCCGCTGGCCTCGGGTAACGGCGACGGCTGGCCGCTCAGCGACGTCACCGAGGCATTCATCCTCCGACAGGAAGACGGCGCCCAACTCCAGGTTGACTTAATCGACGGCGAAGCGGACTTCACCGACGAACGCGTCGTCACCGCCTTCGAAGAGATCCAGGAGCTCCTCCAGGAAGGGTACTTCAGCGAAGTCCGAGACTTCGGGATCCAGTACGAGTTCTTCTGGGAGAACGAAACGCCGCTATATTTCATGGGGTCGTGGACGCCAGCGTTCGGCGCCATCGAGGACCCCGACGACCTGGATTACTTCCGGCTCCCCGGCGCGAACGCGATGGTGACGAGCATCAACTGGTTCACCATCCCCGCGTACGTCGACGATCCCGACGCGGCCCGAGAAGCCGTCGAAGCGATCGTCTCCCCCGAGGGACAGGAGGCATGGACGGAGCGCGGCGGCTTCATTCCCACCGCGCTGGACGTGCCCGACGACGCCTTCGAACTCGACATCATGGCACAGATATCGGAAGAGGCGGACGAGGTCGAACTCGTCCCCGACCTGGACGACGCGCTTGGCGATCCGTTCCAGGCGGAGTTCTGGTCGCAGCTGCTCGGGCTCTGGGCGGAACCGGACCAGGACGTCGAACCGATAGTGGAGGCGCTCGACGACGTGCTCCAGGACACCGTTCAGAACGACGAAGTGGAAGACTCGTGAGCGGATTCGACGGCGACGAAAGCGGTACTAGCACAGGCGGGAGCGACGGCGTCGTTCGCTCGATCGTCGTCGTCGGCCAGGAGATCCGACGCAGCAGCGCGAACGCCGTCGCCGTCGACGTCCTGTACGTGTTCACCACGGCCTTTTTCGCGACGCTCGCGGTCCGTGGAACCTGGCCCGCGCTCATCGCCGGGCTTCCGCTCGTCGTGATGCTGGCGTTCGCCTGGATGTCGTCCAGGTTGTTCCTGCTGACGAACCTGATCGGGGTCGGCCTCGCCGTGGTCCTGACGAGACTGGGCTACATCCCGCTGTGAGCGGTCGGCGAGCGAGCGGTCGGCTCCACCCATTTTTCGGCGCGGTCCGAGCCAGAAACGTCAGTCCAAACGAACACGTCAGTCCGCCACGGCGGCGACCATCCCGCGCTTGTAGTAGCGCTGGAGTACCAAGAACAGGATTACCGGAACGGCCATCGTGATGATCGAACCGGCCGCGATGAGTCCCCACTCGACTTGCACCCGACCGCGCATCAACGGCAGCGCCTGCGGCGCGAGGTACAGTTCGGGCGAACGCATGAACACCAGCGGGAAGAAAAAGGCGTTCCAGACCCAGGTGAACTGGATGACCGCCACCGAGACGAGCGCCGGCGTCGACAGCGGCAGGATGATCGTCCGGAAGATCTGATAGCGCGACGCGCCGTCGATGCGCGCGGCTTCCTCGATTTCTCTCGGGATGCCGAGCAAGAAGTTACGTAAGAACAGGACGACCCAACCCAACCCCCAACCGATGTGGATCAAGATGAGCCCCATGTACGTATCGAACAGCCCGAACTCGTGGAGCGCGTTGTAATTGCCCATCGCGACGAGTTCCGGCGGCGCGGCCATCACCAGCAAGATGAGAAAGAACAGCGTCGTCTTCAGCGGGAACTCGAACCGGGCGAACGGGTACGCCGCCATCACCCCCAGGAGCATGACGATGAGCACCGACGGGATGGTGACGATGAACGTGTTCCGGATCGCGCGGCTCATCGGAGCGGTCGAGTAGTCCCACGCCCGAGTGTAGTTTTCGAACGTGATCGTCATCCCCTCCAGTTGCCACCAGCCGCCGATGATCTCCGAGAGCGGCCGGATCGAGGCCATAAACAGGCCGACGAACGGGACGATCCAGAGCAGGGCGATCGCGATCGCGACCGCGTACTTCAGAGCGCGTCGCTTCGTGGGGACAGCGTCGACCAGTCTGGTCCGCCACGCGACGTCGGCCTCCGGCGCCCTGTCGGGTATCTCGTGGGGTGCGAGATAGCGTCCGCCGTCGGTGAGCCGTTCCGCGTACGTCTCTTCGCCGCGCGGTTCAACCGCGTCGGGTGCGTCGTTCGGCCCTGGTGGATCGTTCGGGTCGGGTGCGTCGTTCGGTGCCATGGTCAGTTCATTCGAGCGATGTACAGCGCGAGCGGGGCCACGATGATGAGTTGTATTAGCGCCACGACCATCGCCATCCCGTAGTCGATCGACGGGCGGAACGCGGCCCGGTAGACCTCGATTCCGAGCACCGAGTAGGCGTGGTTCGGGCCCCCGGCAGCACCGCCCGCGGCGTAGACGATGTCGAACATCCGCATCACCCAGATGATGCCCATGATGACGACCACGGCGGTCACGGGTTTGACGAGCGGCCAAACGATGTCCCGGAAGCGTCGCCAGGACCCGGCGCCGTCGATCTTCGCCGACTCGATCACCGCGGGGTCGATCGCCGAGAGCGCCGAGCTATATAGCAGCATGCTGAATCCGGTGTGGACCCAGATGCCGCCGACGATCAGCGCGTAGATGGCAACCTGCGGCGACTGCGTCCAGTTTCGCACCCACTGGTCCTGCCCGATGACCCGGAGTAACTCGTTGAAGATCCCGGCCTGTGGATCGTAGATGAAAAGCAAGATCAGGCCGATGACGATCGGCGGAACGGTGAACCCGACGAAGATCATCGAGCGGAGGATGCGCCGACCCTTCAGATCCGCGAACAGCATGGCTAATCCGAGACCCAGCAGGGTACTCGCGGGGACGTGAATGACGACCCAGAGCAGGTTGTGCGTCAGTGCCCCCATCGGATACCGAAACTCGCGCAGGTTCGACCAGTGGACGATGAGGGGGTCTCTGAGCGATCGAACCCAGTTGTCGAGCCCGACGAAGTCCTCTATCGAAAACGTATCCCACGAGTAGAAGCTCCCGATCACCGAGTAGACGATCGGTGCAATGGTGAAGATGGCAAACAGCGTCAGTCCCGGGAGCAAGAAGACCGCGATCGCGACGGCTTTGTCGGTATCGAAATCGGTCGGCAGGCTCAGCCCGGTACCGGCGTCGAAGTCCTCGATCTGATCTCGTAAGCTCATTTCAGTGGGCAACTCAGGCTACCAGCACACCACTCTCGTCGTACAGGTAGGCGTCTTCGTCGGCGAACGTCAGGTAGACCGGATCGTCGCGCTCGAGGTCGGTATCACTCACCTTGGCGTTGACCACCTGATCGTTTACCGAGACGTTGACCAGCACGTACTCGCCGAGCGGTTCGATCGTATCGACCGTGCCGGAAATTACGTTCCCATTCGTCGGTTTCTCGGTCCGTACATCGAGATCTTCCGGACGAACGCCGAGCGACAGCACGTTCGCTCCGGCCGGCTCCCCGTCTGCTTCGACGGGAACCGCTTGCGCGTCTCGATCGTCACCGCCGGCCTCCGACCGACCGCCGGCCTGAACGAGCTCTCGCTGGCGACTCTCCCCACCCGAGAGCGACCGGTGTTCGACGGTTCCCGCTTCGCCGATGTCGATCGATCCGTTTCGTCGCGTTCCCTCGAACAAATTCATCGGTGGCATGCCGATGAATCGTGCGACCCACGCCGTTCTGGGGCGCTCGTACAGTTCTTGTGGTGGAGCCAACTGTCTGATCGTCCCCCGGTCCATGACCGCAACCCGATCGGCCATCCCCATCGCTTCCTCCTGGTTGTGGGTGACGTACACGGTCGTGATGTCGAGTTCGTTCTGGAGGCGTTTCAGCTCGATCCGCATCTCCTGGCGCAGTTTCGCGTCCAGGTTCGACAGCGGTTCGTCGAGCAGGAAGACCGACGGCTCTCGCACGATCGCTCGGGCCAGGGCGACGCGCTGGCGCTGCCCACCGGAGAGTTCCGCCGGCGGTTTGTCGACCTGATCTTCGATGTGTAACAGTTCCGTGGCCTCGGCGACCCGTTCGTCGCGATCGTCGGGCGCCATTCCGCGGACTTTCAGCGGATATTCGATGTTCCCCTTGACCGTCATGTGGGGGTATAACGCGTAGTTCTGAAACACCATCGCGACGTTTCTGGCGCTCGGCGACCAGCCGTCGACGCGCTGGTCATCGAAGTAGATCTCGCCCTCCGAGGGTTGTTCGAGCCCGGCGATCAGTCGTAACGCCGTGGTCTTCCCACATCCGGACGGCCCGAGAAAGACGAGGAACTCGCCGTCCTCGATGTCGAGATTCAGCTTGTAATTCGCGACGGTCTCGCCGCCGTCGTAATACTTGCTGACATCGTTCAACGAGATGTGGGTCATCGATCCCAATGTAACGGTTCTCACCGGCATTAATGCTACCAAATTGTCATTTGGTATGATATATCCGGTTGAACGCTCAGTTTCTAGTGACCGACGGCGATCGAGATGGGACCGGTCGACGGTGTAGACGAAGGCTATTTTTGTCGTTCATCCCGTGAAACGGCCGTTTTCGACACGTTCGACACAGTCACTGACGCCACTTACTGCGAAGTAATCCGACGCCGCCGTTGTCGGTCTCCGATCAACCGTCCGTTACCGGAATGTACAACCGTTCATAGTTGTTCGCTGTAGTACAACCTTATTTGATTGTTCCATCGGCGTTTCGAGTCGGAGGTCGGTGTTAAACAACCCATAGATATTGTATTCTGAGTAACAACGCTTTTCCATTGTGGCTACGATCCACGGACGAACGATGACCGCAGAATCCGCCCCCGGTGGGGATCGGTACGTCGTCCTCGGCGACGTCGTCGACTCCAGATCGATAACAGAGCGAGATCGGTTTCGCGAGACGTTTGCCGAAGCGCGCGAACGAGTCGCCCGCCGGTACGAGTCGGCGTTCGTCGCCGGTCCGTCGGTGTTGAAGGGAATCGACGAGCTGGGCGGCGTCCTCTCGACGCTCGAACCCGTCTACGATATCGTCGTGACGCTACAAACCGCCCTCCATCCGCACGCGATCAGAATCGCCGTCGCGAGCGGCGAGATCTCGGTCGGCCCCGACGGCTCCGTCGCCCAGATGGACGGCGAGGCGTTCCACCGCGCGACGGAACTGTTAGAGGCGATCGAACGTGACGGACTCAGATTCGGACTCGACACCGGTACGCACCCGCTCGATACCGCGATCGCCGGCGAAATCAACCTCCTCGTCCACGTTCGCGAGTCGTGGACCGACCGCCAGCGGGAAGTCGTCACGCGCTACGAACGCGCGCCGACCCAGCGGGCCGTCGCCAGCGAGTTAGAAATCAGCCAACAAGCCGTCTCGAACGTCCTCCAGAGCGCGTCGTGGCCGCTCGTCGAGACGATCGAAGGACGGCTTCGTGAGACGCTGACCGATCACCCGGCCGATCGGGCCGCCGGGGGTGAACAGAGATGATACCGGATGGCCTCCTGCCGGTCGTCGTCCCGAACAACGTCGTCACGGTCCTCGTGGTCCTTGGCGGCTACGGATTGTTGCTCGC
This region includes:
- a CDS encoding polymer-forming cytoskeletal protein, which translates into the protein MKTAGSDPSTRVVVALSLAVLVTFVAAIGLLSPGISDSTPTGWGATDASNDDEVVSLERDAATDLEEPSDGSVDSVETRDRVDDSIDLEDGTTVDGSLVLGTVTDDVTISDDARVRGDLVIDRLDDGSLTVEDDGRIDGSIRIDRLEDGDVTLSDTAHVDGDVVLGDVAEDAAVTVEDDAAIGGDVVVEELGPDGELEIDDDASIAGDLHVLALDADAELDVDEDAVGGAIVLG
- a CDS encoding ABC transporter substrate-binding protein, with the protein product MRDDETLVDRRTVLIATGGGIVTLAGLQGSAGAAQDTITVTAVWTDDEEEDFLAVVDHVEEETGLDIEYAPRDTETLLTETLMDYEAGIATSDVVVMPMEGRVRRDGEAGHLEPVGDLWDEEEYSPDHEQVAVGDEVYAAPFGGDIKPGFWYRPSFFDEHGLEEPDDYDGFLDLLAEIDEIDGVEAPLASGNGDGWPLSDVTEAFILRQEDGAQLQVDLIDGEADFTDERVVTAFEEIQELLQEGYFSEVRDFGIQYEFFWENETPLYFMGSWTPAFGAIEDPDDLDYFRLPGANAMVTSINWFTIPAYVDDPDAAREAVEAIVSPEGQEAWTERGGFIPTALDVPDDAFELDIMAQISEEADEVELVPDLDDALGDPFQAEFWSQLLGLWAEPDQDVEPIVEALDDVLQDTVQNDEVEDS
- a CDS encoding carbohydrate ABC transporter permease, which encodes MAPNDAPDPNDPPGPNDAPDAVEPRGEETYAERLTDGGRYLAPHEIPDRAPEADVAWRTRLVDAVPTKRRALKYAVAIAIALLWIVPFVGLFMASIRPLSEIIGGWWQLEGMTITFENYTRAWDYSTAPMSRAIRNTFIVTIPSVLIVMLLGVMAAYPFARFEFPLKTTLFFLILLVMAAPPELVAMGNYNALHEFGLFDTYMGLILIHIGWGLGWVVLFLRNFLLGIPREIEEAARIDGASRYQIFRTIILPLSTPALVSVAVIQFTWVWNAFFFPLVFMRSPELYLAPQALPLMRGRVQVEWGLIAAGSIITMAVPVILFLVLQRYYKRGMVAAVAD
- a CDS encoding carbohydrate ABC transporter permease, producing MSLRDQIEDFDAGTGLSLPTDFDTDKAVAIAVFLLPGLTLFAIFTIAPIVYSVIGSFYSWDTFSIEDFVGLDNWVRSLRDPLIVHWSNLREFRYPMGALTHNLLWVVIHVPASTLLGLGLAMLFADLKGRRILRSMIFVGFTVPPIVIGLILLFIYDPQAGIFNELLRVIGQDQWVRNWTQSPQVAIYALIVGGIWVHTGFSMLLYSSALSAIDPAVIESAKIDGAGSWRRFRDIVWPLVKPVTAVVVIMGIIWVMRMFDIVYAAGGAAGGPNHAYSVLGIEVYRAAFRPSIDYGMAMVVALIQLIIVAPLALYIARMN
- a CDS encoding ABC transporter ATP-binding protein, with the protein product MTHISLNDVSKYYDGGETVANYKLNLDIEDGEFLVFLGPSGCGKTTALRLIAGLEQPSEGEIYFDDQRVDGWSPSARNVAMVFQNYALYPHMTVKGNIEYPLKVRGMAPDDRDERVAEATELLHIEDQVDKPPAELSGGQRQRVALARAIVREPSVFLLDEPLSNLDAKLRQEMRIELKRLQNELDITTVYVTHNQEEAMGMADRVAVMDRGTIRQLAPPQELYERPRTAWVARFIGMPPMNLFEGTRRNGSIDIGEAGTVEHRSLSGGESRQRELVQAGGRSEAGGDDRDAQAVPVEADGEPAGANVLSLGVRPEDLDVRTEKPTNGNVISGTVDTIEPLGEYVLVNVSVNDQVVNAKVSDTDLERDDPVYLTFADEDAYLYDESGVLVA
- a CDS encoding SatD family protein yields the protein MTAESAPGGDRYVVLGDVVDSRSITERDRFRETFAEARERVARRYESAFVAGPSVLKGIDELGGVLSTLEPVYDIVVTLQTALHPHAIRIAVASGEISVGPDGSVAQMDGEAFHRATELLEAIERDGLRFGLDTGTHPLDTAIAGEINLLVHVRESWTDRQREVVTRYERAPTQRAVASELEISQQAVSNVLQSASWPLVETIEGRLRETLTDHPADRAAGGEQR